In one Thermococcus sp. 2319x1 genomic region, the following are encoded:
- the csm4 gene encoding type III-A CRISPR-associated RAMP protein Csm4 yields MKFKAIKLKLRGPLTEIPHADTLFGAMATAVGVLYGKEAIDEFAERFQRGARISSAFPYEGEKLFLPKPLSAEYWLSTLPEEKIKGIPNFKRLKSAKYLSLGEFEKALRLEQFTYAELPFKRVELPRVALDRVTSNSALYFWEEIRFKPNTGIYFLYQGDGETLKGYILPALRYLGDTGIGGKGTWGYGLFDIEVEDVEISVPRGEAFVTLSNTLPSETPLLWRLFRKGGWSPWGRKPKLSFIEEGSIIGNDSGKIETLTVGGKGIYVYGLSFPLPAKLPEGLP; encoded by the coding sequence ATGAAATTCAAGGCCATAAAGCTGAAGCTCAGGGGGCCCCTAACGGAGATTCCCCACGCTGACACGCTATTTGGGGCAATGGCCACGGCCGTTGGGGTACTCTATGGAAAAGAGGCAATCGACGAGTTTGCAGAGCGGTTCCAGAGGGGAGCAAGGATAAGCTCGGCCTTTCCCTACGAAGGAGAAAAGCTCTTCCTCCCGAAGCCTCTGAGCGCTGAATACTGGCTTTCCACACTTCCCGAAGAGAAGATCAAAGGGATTCCTAACTTCAAGAGGCTAAAGAGCGCGAAGTACCTTTCCCTGGGAGAGTTCGAGAAGGCCCTGAGGCTCGAGCAGTTTACGTACGCCGAGCTCCCCTTCAAGAGGGTTGAGCTCCCCAGGGTGGCCCTCGACAGGGTAACAAGCAACTCCGCCCTCTACTTCTGGGAGGAAATCCGCTTCAAACCGAACACGGGAATCTACTTCCTCTATCAGGGCGACGGGGAAACGCTCAAGGGCTACATCCTCCCGGCGCTTCGCTACCTGGGTGATACGGGCATAGGGGGAAAAGGAACGTGGGGATACGGCCTGTTCGACATCGAGGTTGAGGACGTGGAGATAAGTGTCCCCAGGGGGGAGGCCTTCGTTACGCTTTCCAACACGCTCCCCTCGGAAACTCCCCTCCTCTGGAGGCTTTTCCGCAAGGGTGGCTGGAGCCCCTGGGGCAGGAAGCCAAAGCTTAGCTTCATTGAGGAGGGCTCAATAATCGGCAACGACTCCGGGAAGATAGAAACTCTCACCGTTGGAGGA
- the csm3 gene encoding type III-A CRISPR-associated RAMP protein Csm3, with protein sequence MVMDRKFNGKLVITGKIKAVTGLHIGAQREVGEIGGIDNPVIRDPVTGLPYIPGSSLKGRLRSLFEILTNSKLDEWKEKYIGLKGYSPGSCREEGRENCGKFFNKRINNGWIHVCPDYQKAYNCPVCRLFGASGNDSNFPSRLIVRDAFLTEEWKRKWEEGQEITEAKIEVGIDRVTSQANPRTNERVVAGTEFNFEIIYTVEDISHWEDDVKNLLTAMALLEDSYLGGSGSRGYGKVKFFFENIEFRKADYYRTGDPRDIIKIPAVNKSVREILSEFGDLFSEVKAKLGAE encoded by the coding sequence ATGGTTATGGACAGAAAGTTCAACGGAAAGCTCGTTATCACCGGAAAAATAAAAGCCGTCACCGGACTTCACATAGGTGCCCAGAGGGAAGTGGGGGAGATAGGTGGAATCGACAACCCCGTTATCAGGGATCCCGTTACCGGCCTTCCCTACATACCCGGCTCCTCGCTCAAGGGTCGCTTGAGGTCCCTGTTCGAAATTCTCACCAATTCAAAGCTTGACGAGTGGAAGGAAAAGTATATAGGCCTTAAAGGCTACTCCCCCGGAAGCTGCAGGGAAGAAGGGAGAGAGAACTGCGGCAAGTTCTTCAACAAGAGGATAAACAATGGCTGGATTCACGTATGTCCGGACTACCAGAAGGCCTACAACTGTCCGGTATGCAGATTATTCGGAGCCAGCGGTAACGATAGCAACTTCCCCTCGCGGCTGATAGTCAGAGACGCGTTCCTCACCGAGGAATGGAAGCGCAAATGGGAGGAGGGACAGGAGATAACGGAAGCAAAAATCGAGGTTGGGATAGACCGTGTTACATCCCAGGCGAACCCGAGGACGAACGAGCGCGTCGTTGCCGGAACCGAGTTCAACTTCGAGATAATCTACACCGTGGAGGATATAAGTCACTGGGAAGACGACGTCAAAAACCTCCTCACGGCGATGGCCCTTCTCGAGGACAGCTACCTCGGAGGCTCTGGTTCAAGGGGCTACGGAAAGGTGAAGTTCTTCTTCGAGAACATTGAGTTCAGAAAGGCCGACTATTACAGGACAGGGGATCCGAGGGACATCATCAAGATACCTGCCGTGAACAAGAGCGTCCGTGAGATACTCTCCGAATTCGGCGACCTCTTCTCGGAGGTGAAAGCGAAACTGGGGGCGGAGTAA
- the csm2 gene encoding type III-A CRISPR-associated protein Csm2, translated as MGYNSFQGGGYSRNRGYQGQRQPPGNDKIEEIKRSAKNFFEWSAQERLQNAMELGKYLSHNLKTNQIRRVLEIARRIHLEIRRGKERDFVDDVVRMRYLLAYAVGKTTNRNQREALKNFYEILDQMLDVIMKPKDSEDLKPAEKFEIFYDFLQAVVAYHKFYGGVD; from the coding sequence GTGGGGTATAATTCCTTCCAAGGTGGAGGGTACTCCCGGAACAGGGGTTATCAAGGCCAGAGGCAGCCCCCTGGAAATGATAAGATCGAAGAGATAAAGCGCTCCGCCAAGAACTTCTTTGAATGGAGCGCCCAGGAAAGGCTTCAGAACGCAATGGAGCTCGGAAAGTACCTCTCCCATAACCTCAAGACGAATCAGATAAGGAGGGTTCTGGAGATAGCGCGCCGCATACACCTCGAAATCCGGAGGGGAAAAGAGAGGGACTTCGTCGATGACGTTGTGAGGATGAGGTACCTGCTTGCGTACGCGGTTGGAAAAACGACGAACAGAAACCAGAGGGAAGCCCTGAAAAACTTCTACGAAATCCTCGACCAGATGCTTGATGTTATAATGAAGCCGAAGGATTCGGAGGATTTGAAGCCCGCCGAGAAATTTGAGATATTTTACGACTTCCTCCAGGCCGTTGTTGCCTACCACAAGTTTTACGGGGGTGTTGACTGA
- the cas10 gene encoding type III-A CRISPR-associated protein Cas10/Csm1, whose translation MDFYDLVALGGLFHDIGKPVQRAGKYGKESHPLQGYRFLLELARETGKPEFELMALFSRFHHAGDMNDGEIRKEVERIKPSRFGLTEEEVINALWIVYEADNFSSSEREEGQPQASRPLRSVFNEKMAYQLRELEFKGVNDSPDELPHPLPPEEVRVDYRKTVEGLARELSGVPFKVDRLLPVLEKYLTFVSSFTAENNVISLYDHMKMTSAIALAMARANCTAGDVKAGRCRNEKRFLLIEGDFSGIQDFIYGVSGKGTLKYLRARSAYLELIGWDVVLEILTRLGLTRANVVFNAGGHFLIVAQNTEEARRELEKIRLRVSEWLYRNFDEKLYLALEWEEVAGRELGKEGGKNLFKEARMRLKSRLNTRKLRRFGEVKGIFEAPKGPGRLEECPVCGREVPKSELEHFSYSDDPEAQACKRCNELAKLGEKLPKLKGFILDKKAHGEEGITTGPFRYLIPHERGSPAGEFLLLKNTLDAPGDIPEDTVFIPYPVADYYKEGKTGVATFEELANASSGTKRIGVLKGDVDNLGEFFKNMDSLSKLATASRFMDYFFKVYLKGVIHGKYGDLIGEVPSLKPWPDKPDIVVVYAGGDDFFIVGSWNQVFELAFRIREAFKAYTGGGRTVSMALGYFDEKTPIYRMADVVSERLNVAKDEGRNRVYIIERTRPEMDNHPASYTWDEYKELWKNYARKVYAGDGKLVKDLEGKKALLWRILQFRELYVRDPSSVRWAYLTAYLLGRHKLGGLFPKLVGIDVRAIKEGRPQEIYFVDGVFKVVLMAVRR comes from the coding sequence TTGGATTTTTATGATCTGGTGGCCCTCGGGGGGCTTTTCCACGACATAGGCAAGCCCGTCCAGAGGGCGGGGAAATACGGAAAGGAGAGCCATCCGCTTCAGGGATACAGGTTTCTTCTTGAGCTTGCAAGAGAAACAGGAAAACCGGAGTTTGAGCTGATGGCCCTCTTTTCCCGCTTTCACCATGCCGGTGACATGAATGATGGGGAAATCCGGAAGGAAGTGGAAAGAATAAAGCCCTCCCGCTTCGGCCTAACTGAGGAAGAGGTCATCAACGCCCTCTGGATAGTCTATGAAGCCGACAACTTCTCTTCAAGCGAGAGGGAGGAGGGGCAGCCTCAGGCTTCAAGGCCGCTGCGTTCCGTGTTCAACGAAAAAATGGCCTACCAGCTCAGGGAGCTGGAATTCAAGGGGGTCAACGATTCACCAGATGAACTGCCCCATCCACTCCCGCCGGAGGAAGTCCGCGTTGACTACCGGAAAACCGTCGAGGGTCTCGCCAGGGAGCTCTCGGGAGTGCCCTTTAAGGTGGACCGCCTGCTCCCGGTGCTTGAAAAGTACCTCACCTTCGTGAGCTCCTTCACGGCCGAGAACAACGTCATATCCCTCTACGACCACATGAAGATGACCTCCGCGATAGCCTTAGCGATGGCGAGGGCGAACTGTACCGCTGGAGACGTGAAGGCCGGAAGGTGCAGGAACGAGAAGCGCTTCCTCCTCATCGAGGGCGATTTCTCCGGCATTCAGGACTTCATCTATGGCGTGAGCGGCAAGGGGACGCTCAAGTACCTCCGCGCCAGGAGCGCCTACCTCGAGCTGATCGGCTGGGATGTAGTGCTCGAAATCCTCACCCGTCTCGGCCTGACGAGGGCCAACGTTGTCTTCAACGCCGGGGGCCACTTCCTCATCGTTGCCCAGAACACCGAGGAAGCGAGGAGAGAGCTTGAGAAGATAAGGCTCAGGGTTTCCGAATGGCTCTACCGCAACTTCGACGAAAAGCTCTACCTTGCCCTCGAGTGGGAGGAGGTTGCCGGAAGGGAGCTCGGAAAGGAAGGAGGCAAAAACCTCTTCAAAGAGGCCCGGATGAGGCTCAAGAGCAGGCTAAACACCAGAAAGCTCCGCCGCTTTGGGGAAGTGAAGGGCATCTTTGAGGCCCCAAAAGGCCCGGGAAGGCTCGAGGAGTGCCCTGTTTGTGGCAGAGAAGTTCCAAAAAGCGAGCTTGAGCACTTCAGCTACTCGGATGACCCAGAGGCCCAGGCCTGCAAGAGGTGCAACGAGCTGGCGAAGCTCGGAGAAAAGCTGCCGAAGCTAAAGGGCTTTATCCTTGACAAGAAGGCCCACGGGGAAGAAGGCATTACCACCGGCCCCTTCAGGTATCTCATTCCCCACGAGAGGGGGAGCCCCGCCGGCGAGTTCCTCCTCCTCAAGAACACCCTCGATGCCCCCGGGGACATCCCCGAGGACACCGTCTTCATACCCTATCCGGTGGCCGACTACTACAAGGAGGGCAAGACCGGGGTGGCCACTTTCGAAGAGCTTGCCAACGCTTCCTCCGGTACAAAGAGGATAGGAGTCCTCAAAGGGGACGTTGACAATCTTGGCGAGTTCTTCAAGAACATGGACAGCCTCTCAAAGCTCGCCACGGCTTCCCGCTTCATGGACTACTTCTTCAAGGTCTACCTCAAGGGGGTCATCCATGGGAAGTATGGAGACCTCATTGGGGAAGTCCCCTCTCTCAAACCCTGGCCGGATAAGCCGGACATCGTTGTGGTCTACGCCGGTGGCGACGATTTCTTCATAGTTGGCTCCTGGAATCAGGTCTTTGAGCTCGCCTTCAGGATCAGAGAAGCCTTCAAAGCCTACACCGGAGGTGGAAGGACGGTCTCGATGGCGCTCGGCTACTTCGATGAAAAGACCCCCATCTACAGAATGGCCGACGTCGTAAGCGAACGCCTCAATGTTGCCAAGGACGAGGGGAGGAACAGGGTTTACATCATCGAGAGGACGAGGCCGGAAATGGACAACCACCCTGCCAGCTACACATGGGACGAATACAAGGAGCTCTGGAAGAACTATGCGAGGAAGGTTTACGCGGGCGACGGGAAGTTGGTAAAAGACCTCGAAGGAAAGAAAGCCCTCCTCTGGAGGATTCTCCAGTTCAGGGAGCTCTACGTTAGGGATCCTTCGAGCGTCAGGTGGGCATATTTAACGGCCTACCTCCTCGGGAGGCACAAACTTGGAGGCCTCTTCCCGAAACTTGTCGGGATAGACGTTAGGGCCATTAAAGAGGGCCGTCCCCAGGAGATATACTTCGTGGACGGCGTGTTTAAGGTTGTGTTGATGGCTGTTAGGAGGTGA
- the cas6 gene encoding CRISPR-associated endoribonuclease Cas6 yields the protein MRLKISLNIENGTFSRPNKHAVQGFIYSMLKDSEYGERHDEPRFKFFTFSDFFIDKRGRPTFLVSSPDPDFIRALYSAIRKRETVYIGKEEYGISELKKFRLPLRKAFQTGSPVVLYRNASKNEYFKLHQHRDLLFFLERLKENAEKKYSAFYGEEFTLDGQIFDRVIPKVRPNGKIDVYVRVVKNGVPFPVIGSNWELLEKEHIKPEERKFYRFIMDVGLGEKNSLGFGFLNPIGR from the coding sequence ATGAGACTCAAAATCTCACTGAACATAGAGAACGGCACGTTCTCGCGCCCCAACAAGCATGCCGTCCAAGGGTTTATCTACAGCATGCTGAAGGATAGCGAGTACGGTGAGAGGCACGATGAGCCAAGGTTCAAGTTCTTCACATTCTCTGACTTCTTCATCGACAAGAGAGGGAGGCCAACGTTTCTGGTATCCTCGCCGGATCCGGACTTCATAAGGGCGCTTTACTCGGCGATCAGGAAAAGGGAGACGGTCTACATAGGGAAGGAGGAGTACGGAATATCGGAGCTCAAGAAGTTCCGGCTTCCGTTGAGGAAGGCTTTCCAGACAGGTTCACCGGTGGTTCTCTACAGAAATGCCAGTAAAAACGAGTACTTCAAGCTCCACCAGCACAGGGACCTGCTCTTCTTCCTTGAACGACTTAAAGAGAACGCCGAGAAAAAATATAGCGCATTCTACGGCGAGGAGTTCACCCTCGACGGGCAGATTTTCGACAGGGTAATACCCAAGGTGCGCCCAAACGGGAAGATAGATGTCTATGTGAGGGTAGTCAAGAACGGCGTTCCCTTTCCAGTCATCGGCTCCAACTGGGAGCTGTTGGAGAAGGAACACATAAAGCCCGAGGAAAGGAAATTTTACCGCTTTATAATGGATGTCGGGCTGGGAGAGAAGAACAGCCTTGGCTTTGGATTTCTCAATCCCATCGGGAGGTGA
- the cmr1 gene encoding type III-B CRISPR module RAMP protein Cmr1 — MYEATFELEAITPLFMRGADQRKAEFRSASVKGVMRWWFRALAGNYLGNSISKLREIEGTIFGSAGSGGARRSRILITVKSQREPGNLLDVNKVEVVTRSRSKQIELVPKYNDVEYLGFPTSYLFFSVKMMLDEFLKVELRELLGGYNLRNGFQNQKQLESLTKSFRERISNRVPTYYPPGSKFEVTLRSFDRTSFILGVSSLWLATAYGGFGFRSKRGAGSLIINQVKGISADPEIEQTIQKIAKLNYKGLATFLDLVGPFIETLRDEESQPESTKIPKYPTLSTMKVLECRKSFHSPLDALRELQSAYAGSYNRHKRKYEGGVRFKFADRKFSHSTVKNLSNGETSREKRYYFGLPVVYANWKIEVIGLGKGKNNSDEEYPRRASSIILTVKKEGHQYRPIIVVFPYEYLPKHEGQFKAHKTGGASREEAIITVKNNEKLFDNEAFVDTFLPQVIKEFKAKDFEEVFSQ; from the coding sequence ATGTACGAGGCGACATTTGAGCTCGAAGCCATAACACCTCTTTTCATGCGCGGTGCTGATCAAAGAAAGGCCGAGTTTCGCTCCGCCAGCGTCAAGGGTGTAATGCGCTGGTGGTTCCGCGCTTTGGCCGGCAACTACCTCGGGAACAGCATAAGCAAGCTTAGAGAGATAGAAGGAACGATCTTCGGCTCTGCTGGAAGTGGAGGGGCGAGAAGAAGCAGAATCCTCATAACAGTTAAATCCCAACGAGAGCCAGGTAATCTTTTGGATGTGAACAAAGTGGAAGTGGTAACAAGGAGTAGATCCAAACAAATCGAACTAGTCCCAAAATACAACGACGTTGAATATCTGGGTTTTCCAACAAGCTATCTGTTTTTTTCAGTAAAAATGATGCTTGATGAGTTTCTTAAAGTGGAACTGAGAGAGCTTCTAGGAGGTTATAATCTGAGAAACGGGTTTCAGAACCAAAAACAGTTAGAGTCGCTAACTAAAAGTTTCAGAGAAAGGATTTCAAACCGGGTCCCAACGTACTATCCGCCGGGTTCAAAATTTGAAGTCACATTGAGGAGCTTTGACAGGACTTCCTTTATACTAGGGGTGTCATCTCTCTGGCTTGCCACCGCATATGGGGGCTTTGGATTCAGAAGCAAGAGGGGGGCCGGAAGTCTGATAATCAACCAGGTAAAGGGAATATCAGCCGATCCAGAGATTGAGCAGACAATCCAAAAGATAGCTAAGCTGAATTACAAGGGATTAGCGACTTTTCTGGATTTGGTTGGCCCGTTTATTGAGACACTCAGGGATGAGGAGTCTCAACCAGAGTCCACAAAAATTCCCAAGTATCCGACACTCTCCACAATGAAAGTTCTGGAATGTAGAAAATCATTCCACAGCCCCTTAGATGCACTTCGTGAACTCCAATCTGCATACGCCGGAAGTTACAATCGCCATAAGAGGAAGTATGAGGGTGGTGTACGCTTTAAATTCGCTGATAGGAAATTCTCACATAGTACTGTCAAAAATCTGAGTAATGGGGAAACTTCCAGAGAGAAGAGGTATTACTTTGGACTTCCTGTCGTTTACGCTAACTGGAAGATAGAGGTCATTGGACTCGGAAAAGGTAAGAACAACAGTGACGAAGAATATCCCAGGAGGGCTTCATCGATAATCCTAACAGTAAAGAAGGAGGGCCACCAGTACAGGCCCATAATAGTTGTTTTTCCCTATGAGTATCTTCCCAAGCACGAGGGCCAGTTTAAAGCTCACAAAACGGGAGGAGCATCTAGGGAAGAGGCCATCATAACCGTGAAAAACAACGAAAAACTATTCGATAATGAGGCTTTCGTTGATACGTTTTTGCCCCAGGTGATTAAGGAATTTAAAGCTAAGGATTTCGAGGAGGTGTTCTCCCAATGA
- the cas10 gene encoding type III-B CRISPR-associated protein Cas10/Cmr2 encodes MSIWKAYSEALLEVAPSKILSSLTNKHKLPGLWKRLSSYPAEEKLDRFILRHPISGEEKPLKALTALWFGSPDRRKNLPEALERAEERVAGELASASSMEDFARLWNGLPEKLRRAYEEELENAGIENAPLLAEELVHFPADPFVPDHDWLSRLDVYAVLRLGNAKLVRFKLSPVQGFIGNARSERDLWAGSHMLSLLTYIAISKMWRAAGPNALIFPHLRNQPFFEHELGELENRDSLDVANIPNKVLAVVPENVDVEKLARKIEDGIRDFLERLFESAWKFYRSSDELSEGFEIKEVYRETVRGYFSIIVEEILLSKVEVIEGNLRKYLESLPEEFEDRVHHYPELFSILDQLTDFKSAEHFPPEQPPGHKCTLCGENLAIGGDDYSKVKTGWDSLRKGLRKRGVYDIKDREHLCPICLSKRFYPRFYALWKEDYQWLTRDYGAIADEALEEHRAGRFASVSEVAMRRPTEKAWELFEKGELKTDSGPVTWYDIFRYLVLHTESRDERREKPSFGGELEKFLMGLTSALMPLFKHFGPNSEILYTENLLSGKAIAKTYGVKEEHLPSGINPEGIKKSLIELVKKIGEPPKYYALLKMDGDNMGKVISGSKGVKSVGEYTLAGERNGVLRPATPMVHVAITRSLSNFAVHFVPEIVRKRLGELLYAGGDDVMVLSPTHEVFKLAKEIWETFREDWKGFTYLQGKTRSMSAGVLITHYKEPLYQVVKRVNELEHFAKESGRNALAIGYLKHSGSYYSVAINWRAIDENLYHLLEAIRSEKLSRRLVYEFDLTTWPNEPLAVLNLVKFEFERHSHYDLNKEQELPKRLAEFLWLARNVRVVLSAEELAELGVDPKKGREINEVIRGVIVDDPEKDEPTDSFEDILAGVRTLFKHGEPSLWFTSLVEKIKGKLEKEGIDAKKAGELAEGITGLVLKKQVAGAAVLLKVFLETGVRG; translated from the coding sequence ATGAGCATCTGGAAGGCTTATTCAGAGGCCCTGCTTGAAGTTGCACCCTCAAAGATACTCTCATCCCTCACCAACAAACACAAACTTCCCGGCCTATGGAAACGCCTCTCCAGCTATCCTGCCGAAGAAAAACTTGACAGGTTCATCCTCAGGCATCCGATAAGTGGAGAAGAAAAGCCACTAAAGGCACTCACCGCCCTATGGTTCGGCTCTCCCGACAGAAGAAAAAACCTCCCCGAAGCACTTGAAAGGGCCGAGGAGAGGGTTGCAGGCGAACTCGCATCGGCCAGTTCAATGGAGGACTTCGCCAGACTGTGGAACGGGCTTCCCGAGAAACTCAGAAGAGCTTACGAGGAGGAGCTTGAGAATGCTGGCATAGAGAACGCACCTTTGCTCGCCGAGGAACTCGTTCACTTTCCGGCGGATCCCTTCGTCCCTGACCACGACTGGCTGAGCAGGCTCGACGTTTACGCCGTCCTCAGGCTGGGAAATGCAAAGCTGGTGCGTTTCAAGCTTTCCCCAGTCCAGGGGTTCATAGGCAACGCGAGAAGCGAGCGCGACCTCTGGGCCGGGAGCCACATGCTGAGCCTTCTTACTTACATAGCCATATCCAAGATGTGGCGCGCTGCCGGGCCCAACGCATTGATATTTCCCCACCTGCGGAACCAGCCCTTCTTCGAGCACGAGCTCGGGGAGCTGGAAAATAGGGATTCCCTTGACGTGGCCAACATACCCAACAAAGTCCTTGCGGTAGTTCCAGAGAATGTGGACGTTGAAAAGCTGGCCCGAAAGATTGAAGATGGAATACGCGACTTCCTAGAGCGCCTTTTTGAGTCCGCTTGGAAGTTTTATAGGTCAAGTGACGAATTAAGTGAAGGATTTGAGATTAAGGAGGTATACAGGGAGACAGTCAGGGGCTACTTTTCGATAATCGTTGAGGAGATCCTCCTCTCGAAAGTCGAGGTAATCGAGGGGAACCTCAGGAAGTACTTGGAATCCCTTCCGGAAGAGTTCGAGGACAGGGTTCACCACTACCCCGAGCTCTTCTCCATCCTCGACCAGCTGACCGATTTTAAGTCTGCGGAACACTTCCCGCCGGAGCAGCCGCCAGGTCACAAGTGCACCCTCTGCGGCGAGAACCTCGCCATCGGTGGTGATGACTATTCAAAGGTCAAAACGGGATGGGACAGCCTGAGAAAAGGACTGAGGAAACGTGGGGTTTACGACATCAAGGACAGGGAGCATCTCTGCCCCATCTGCCTCTCGAAGAGGTTCTATCCAAGGTTCTATGCCCTATGGAAGGAAGACTACCAATGGCTCACCAGGGATTACGGGGCAATAGCCGACGAGGCACTTGAGGAGCATAGAGCAGGGCGCTTTGCATCCGTGAGTGAAGTGGCGATGAGAAGACCCACCGAGAAGGCTTGGGAACTATTTGAAAAGGGTGAACTCAAAACTGATAGCGGTCCCGTCACGTGGTACGACATTTTCAGGTACCTCGTCCTCCACACCGAATCGAGGGACGAGCGACGGGAAAAGCCCTCTTTCGGTGGAGAGCTTGAGAAGTTCCTTATGGGCCTGACATCGGCGCTGATGCCCCTCTTCAAGCACTTCGGCCCCAACAGTGAGATCCTCTACACAGAGAACCTCCTGAGCGGGAAGGCAATCGCCAAGACCTACGGCGTGAAGGAGGAGCACCTTCCGTCCGGGATCAATCCCGAGGGGATAAAAAAGTCCTTGATTGAACTCGTGAAGAAAATAGGCGAGCCACCAAAGTACTACGCCCTTCTCAAGATGGACGGCGACAACATGGGGAAGGTGATAAGCGGTTCCAAAGGAGTTAAGAGCGTGGGAGAGTACACACTCGCGGGTGAGAGGAACGGCGTGCTAAGACCGGCGACGCCGATGGTCCACGTAGCAATAACCCGATCCCTCAGCAACTTCGCGGTTCACTTCGTCCCAGAGATAGTGAGAAAAAGACTAGGAGAGCTCCTATACGCCGGTGGGGACGACGTCATGGTCCTCAGCCCGACGCACGAGGTTTTCAAGCTGGCGAAAGAGATATGGGAAACCTTCCGGGAGGACTGGAAAGGCTTCACCTACCTCCAGGGAAAAACCAGGAGCATGAGTGCGGGCGTTCTTATAACCCACTACAAGGAGCCCCTCTACCAGGTAGTGAAGAGGGTGAACGAGCTTGAGCACTTCGCCAAGGAGAGCGGAAGAAATGCACTCGCCATCGGCTACCTCAAGCACAGCGGTTCTTACTACAGCGTGGCCATCAACTGGAGGGCAATAGACGAAAACCTGTACCACTTGCTTGAGGCCATCCGTTCCGAAAAGCTCAGCAGAAGGCTCGTTTATGAGTTCGACCTCACCACCTGGCCCAACGAGCCCCTGGCTGTCCTTAACCTCGTCAAGTTCGAGTTCGAGAGACATTCTCACTATGATCTCAATAAAGAGCAAGAACTGCCGAAGAGGCTCGCCGAGTTCCTATGGCTGGCGAGAAACGTGAGGGTGGTGCTCTCAGCTGAAGAACTGGCGGAACTCGGCGTGGATCCTAAGAAGGGGAGGGAAATAAACGAGGTAATAAGAGGAGTCATAGTGGACGACCCCGAGAAAGATGAACCCACGGACAGCTTTGAGGATATTCTAGCGGGAGTTAGGACCCTCTTCAAGCATGGGGAACCGAGCCTGTGGTTCACCTCTCTCGTGGAAAAGATTAAGGGTAAGCTTGAGAAAGAAGGGATTGATGCCAAAAAGGCTGGGGAATTAGCTGAGGGTATAACAGGCCTCGTGCTGAAAAAGCAGGTCGCCGGGGCGGCGGTTCTCCTCAAAGTCTTCCTTGAGACGGGGGTGAGAGGATGA
- the cmr3 gene encoding type III-B CRISPR module-associated protein Cmr3 yields the protein MIEILPNDVLLFRESRNFTAGENHVALTEEPLPHTIAGALMSLIYDRAGDETREKLLKLDERKKLAEVGKSDEWVPGFSLLGTFFALNGKTLFPLPKDTGLVGESQGRAVVLALHEVLGKKTVVAYDGETPTRHFKAGEGFVRPEELRDYLNGKNEVWFLEKGAVYVYEERVGIGIGENRTVEEGLLYRVRTLRLKEGATIRAYFEREEAKVRETIDGEGLLKLGGESRFARYRFLDEEFPLEQEELTVEAGDVLRLYFATPLLPGKGLDGVLEELGVKGEVVKLFTGRKARVTGWDVQLGRPKQTLYAYPAGTVVWVKASGRTTVNRLSKAGRMKELGYGLVISGVLE from the coding sequence ATGATTGAAATCCTTCCCAACGACGTTCTCCTCTTCAGGGAAAGCAGGAACTTCACGGCCGGTGAAAACCACGTGGCGCTCACCGAGGAACCCCTCCCGCACACCATAGCCGGGGCACTGATGAGCCTCATCTACGACCGGGCCGGTGATGAGACCAGGGAGAAACTGCTGAAGCTGGATGAGAGGAAAAAACTCGCCGAAGTGGGCAAGTCTGACGAATGGGTTCCCGGCTTTTCACTCCTCGGCACGTTCTTTGCTCTTAACGGCAAAACTCTCTTCCCGCTCCCTAAGGATACCGGCTTGGTTGGAGAGAGCCAAGGAAGGGCCGTTGTTCTCGCCCTTCACGAGGTTCTGGGAAAGAAGACTGTGGTGGCCTACGATGGGGAAACCCCCACGAGACACTTCAAGGCCGGTGAGGGTTTCGTAAGGCCTGAAGAACTTCGAGATTACCTCAACGGGAAGAATGAAGTCTGGTTTCTGGAGAAGGGAGCCGTTTACGTTTATGAAGAGCGCGTTGGAATAGGGATTGGAGAAAACAGAACCGTTGAGGAGGGCTTGCTTTACCGCGTGCGGACCCTCAGGCTGAAAGAAGGGGCAACGATAAGGGCATACTTCGAGAGAGAAGAGGCGAAGGTGAGAGAGACCATCGATGGGGAGGGCTTGCTCAAACTCGGCGGCGAGTCGAGGTTCGCCCGCTACCGCTTCCTGGACGAGGAATTTCCCTTGGAGCAAGAGGAGCTGACGGTGGAAGCCGGAGATGTCCTGAGGCTCTACTTCGCCACCCCTCTTCTGCCGGGAAAGGGTCTAGACGGGGTTCTGGAAGAGCTTGGCGTGAAGGGTGAAGTTGTAAAGCTATTCACCGGGAGGAAAGCCAGGGTAACGGGCTGGGACGTCCAGCTGGGCAGACCCAAGCAGACCCTTTACGCCTATCCCGCCGGGACCGTCGTCTGGGTAAAGGCGAGCGGGAGGACAACGGTAAATCGCCTTTCGAAGGCAGGGAGAATGAAGGAGCTGGGCTACGGCCTGGTAATCTCGGGGGTGCTGGAATGA